A single region of the Lacerta agilis isolate rLacAgi1 chromosome 9, rLacAgi1.pri, whole genome shotgun sequence genome encodes:
- the PRDM8 gene encoding PR domain zinc finger protein 8, with protein sequence MEDTGMHRGIWDGDAKAVQQCLTDIFTSVYTTCDIPENAIFGPCVLSHTSLYDSIAFVALKSTDKRTVPYIFRVDTSAANGSSEGLMWLRLVQSARDKEEQNLEAYIKNGQLFYRSLRRIAKDEELLVWYGKELTELLLLSTARTHSKMNESPPYTCIECSQRFQFEYPYVAHLRFRCPKRLHGADSSPADDSSTKDSNTKEQEGALGPGATKFHGKPTGGATPQHPPPQHHRHHYHGAQDSNGNAGVTKPSTDFHNLARELENSRHNSSSPSSREQLEGSPDASSHGSRAKRKYPAGEQLAEERGAAVAAARGRLERPVPSSPKEELVCTPQQQYRPAGSYFGLEESSRLFGPPSPETGEAKRSAFVEVKKASRGLEAGDEEKERGSPGSAQAGGAADKAPGHLLGARSGGSAFSTVPSSQPSGVGSPEERKSAFSQPARSTFSTSSASSSAHVTQLVLGQKLSALVEAGCHAGAEGGARLYAPDPLAVKLQGTPGELNGVGGGGAGAGGAAGAGGAGGVGVTAGGGGLPKQSPFLYATTFWPKSSAAAVAAAAAAAGPLQLQLPSALTLLPPSFTSLCLPAQNWCAKCNASFRMTSDLVYHMRSHHKKEYALEPLVKRRREEKLKCPICNESFRERHHLSRHMTSHN encoded by the exons aTGGAGGACACCGGGATGCACAGAGGGATATGGGATGGAGACGCCAAAGCGGTCCAGCAGTGTCTGACGGACATTTTCACCAGCGTTTACACCACTTGTGACATCCCGGAAAACGCCATCTTCGGCCCTTGCGTGCTCAGCCATACCTCGCTCTACGACAGCATCGCTTTCGTCGCGCTCAAGTCCACCGACAAGAGGACCGTGCCCTATATATTCAGG GTAGACACCTCGGCAGCCAACGGCTCCTCGGAAGGCTTAATGTGGCTGCGGCTGGTCCAGTCTGCCAGAGACAAAGAGGAGCAAAACCTCGAAGCCTACATAAAAAATGGACAATTGTTTTACCGCTCGCTCCGACGGATTGCCAAAGACGAGGAATTATTGGTTTGGTACGGGAAGGAGCTGACCGAATTACTTCTGCTGAGCACCGCCAGGACGCACAGCAAAATGAATG AGTCGCCCCCTTATACTTGCATCGAGTGCAGCCAGCGCTTCCAGTTCGAGTACCCGTACGTGGCGCACCTGCGCTTCCGCTGCCCCAAGCGACTGCACGGCGCAGACAGCAGCCCGGCCGACGACTCCAGCACCAAGGACAGCAACACCAAGGAGCAGGAGGGCGCCCTGGGGCCGGGAGCCACCAAGTTCCACGGCAAGCCCACCGGGGGCGCCACGCCTCAGCACCCCCCGCCCCAGCACCATCGCCACCACTACCACGGCGCTCAGGACAGCAACGGCAACGCGGGCGTGACCAAGCCTTCCACGGACTTCCACAACTTGGCGCGCGAGCTGGAGAACTCGCGGCACAACAGCAGCTCCCCCAGCAGCCgggagcagctggagggcagcccGGACGCCAGCAGCCACGGCAGCAGAGCCAAGAGGAAATACCCGGCCGGGGAGCAGCTGGCGGAGGAGAGAGGAGCAGCGGTGGCAGCGGCTAGGGGGCGCTTGGAGAGGCCTGTGCCTTCTTCGCCGAAGGAGGAGCTCGTGTGCACCCCGCAGCAGCAATACCGGCCGGCGGGGAGCTATTTCGGCCTGGAGGAGAGCAGCCGTCTGTTCGGCCCGCCCAGCCCGGAGACTGGAGAAGCCAAGCGGAGCGCCTTTGTGGAAGTGAAGAAGGCCTCCCGAGGGCTGGAAGCAGGCGACGAGGAGAAAGAGCGAGGCTCCCCGGGCAGCGCGCAAGCGGGCGGCGCGGCGGACAAGGCGCCCGGGCACCTGCTGGGCGCGCGCTCCGGAGGCAGCGCCTTCTCCACAGTGCCCTCCTCTCAGCCTTCCGGCGTGGGCAGCCCGGAAGAGAGGAAGAGCGCGTTCTCTCAGCCCGCGAGATCCACTTTCTCCACTTCGTCTGCCTCTTCGTCAGCCCACGTTACGCAGCTCGTGCTGGGCCAGAAGCTGAGCGCGCTGGTGGAGGCCGGCTGCCACGCGGGCGCGGAAGGAGGCGCGCGCCTTTACGCGCCGGACCCGCTGGCGGTCAAGCTACAGGGCACGCCCGGGGAACTGAACGGCGTTggcggaggaggagcaggagcaggaggagcagccGGGgctggaggagcaggaggagttgGGGTCACGGCgggagggggcgggctgcccaAGCAAAGCCCCTTCCTCTACGCCACCACCTTTTGGCCCAAGAGCTCGGCGGCGGCcgtggcagcggcggcggctgcagcggGTCCCCTCCAGCTGCAGCTGCCCTCGGCCCTAACGCTGCTGCCGCCGTCCTTCACTTCGCTGTGCCTGCCGGCGCAGAACTGGTGCGCCAAGTGCAACGCCTCCTTCCGCATGACCTCCGACTTGGTTTACCACATGCGCTCCCACCACAAAAAGGAGTACGCGCTCGAGCCGCTGGTCAAGAGGCGGCGCGAGGAGAAGCTGAAGTGCCCCATATGCAACGAGTCCTTCCGGGAGCGGCACCACCTCTCCAGGCACATGACTTCGCACAACTGA